TTGGAATTTGCAATCCTTTGAAGTGTTGCCTATTAGTTTTGAATATGCAACCCTTTAAAGTAttgccttttcttttggatatgcaacctatacaagtgttgccttttcttttggatATGCAACTATACAAGTGTTGtctaatattcaaaatatgcaACTAATAAAAGGGTTAcctttttgataaaaataaaaattatttttgtaataaaaatataaaaaaataaaatttacaataaaattttttgttcatacatgtgtaattattttaattaataaataaatttatgcataaataaaaaaaattataaaagagacaaaataactaataataaaattctaattaaaatagatattaaaaagTTCAATTAGTATTTCTAATACATGTTCATCAATAATtctcaacaaaataataaaattcttgtcTAACAATAATTGTCATAAcaaaatagtaattaatatttatcaaaaagaTGTCAATctatttgcatattttatatctatGCTTGACTTTGTTGGAACAATCTGATAGTGTGTGGATCCAAAATCAGTGCCAAATGAAAGCTTTTCGGTAACATAGAGTAATGGTATGATAAACTCAAAATCCTCTTGCCTCCACTGAGTCCAATAACGCTGCAGTAGCCATTGTTATACTCCCCTAATAACTATGTGCGAGTAACATCAAACTTCCCTATTAAGGCAATAATTCTTAACCTGTGTTAGCTGAAAATATAGGTGTCAGAAAACTCCCAAATTGTTCTAAGTTCTAATCATATGATTATCCATAAAATAGCAAAACAACACTAATAGAATAAAATCAAAGGAACAAAATAATTCAGGATCCACatacttcaattttttaatgtaGAATCCATTGAAACAACTGATAAAGTTACAGCATATAAAAGCAGAAGTTTCCAAATGAAAAGCAAACACATAAATGAATTGGGGTTTAGTTAAAgttgcatttaaaaaaaaatgaaacataAAAGGTGCAATAACGGAAAATGATGCATGGTATGCGTTTGATGAAGTACCTGAGTAAACTGAGAAAGAGAAATGCAATTCAGATAATGATGATTGCTCCAAAATGGTATTAGCTTAGTAGTTCTTATTTAGAATCATAGAATCAGAAGAAACAAGCTCACAGGAAGAGACTTCACTCACATAACTGTTTGGTGTGGAAGGAAATAACATTGCTGCTATATtagatttttctcttttattttttaatgattattcttttattatcactatcatatataattaattaatttatgtttgagagaAAGCAACAGAGAAATAAATGACTGAAACATAAATTTGAAagggaaaaaatgaaaagataaagatatgaAACAACTCCCTTGACAATTTCTGTCATTCCTGCGAATGAAACAGTAGTTACTAGAGTCTGTTGCAGTGACAACACGCATCACTCCCCAACATAGCCACATTATTTCAGcaatgaagaaaaaattttcttcCTCACAGTAGCACAACgctacaaaaataagtaattaaaaaggaaaaagaaaaaaaagatgattgATTAAAAATAGCAAGAGTGTATTGCAGAAGCTACCATGAAGTAAGATGGCAAAAGACAGAGAAAGCAAAGGCCAAAAATGTTGATAGTCAATTCCTAATAAATgataaatcacaaaaattactgcaaatttttttgttatacctGGTCATCATTTTGGATCACGAGTTGATGAGGAAGGACGATCATTGCCATTCGGACATTGCTTACTATTTATATCATGTGTTGATTCCTTGGTTCGTAATAAAGACAGTGCTTCATCAATATTTGTGCCAAGAGAACTCTGTTGCAAGAGAAGCTTCACATGATCCTCCAAACTTTGGACTCTATCTTTTGTCTCATGaagtttagttttcattgaaCTTATAGTCTCTCCATGTTGTTGCTTAATTTTAGCAATCTCTCGTTCTTTCTGCAGAGATGTTTTTGTGATTGTCCTCCCATAACATTGAACTCTTCCTGGTTGTTCTTTGCCAAATACTGTAGTAAATGCTTTCTCGGGAGTGTCTCCAGCTTCTTGGTGGCTCTTAAGTTTATcctattaaaagaaaacataacaaTTTTAGCTTGTTTCACTCACTGATTCTCATGTTTCTTTCCAAAACAGCCTAAAAGTAAAGGTGTTATGTCATGGCTATTTTCTCGGTTCAAGAAGAAGCATAGCAAGAATGTGATGATGAATTTCCCAAACAGAACTGAATCTGAGGAAGTTTCTCAAGTTCTTAAGGACATGTGAACAGTTTCAATTGAGACACTCAAGAGGGAGTTAATGGAAGCAAACAAGAGTAGGGATGCAGCATTAATGGAAGTTTCTGAGATGAGAACTTCATTGGGGGAACTTTTCTTGTCGACTAGTAGGAATGCAGCATTATTCTTCAAGCTTTCTTTATGGCAGCAAAATGCATATGGTTGCTGTATTTGTTGGCATTTTATTTCAACCCTCCATTGGGAATCTTAAGGGTAGAAGAGAATAGGAGCTTTGATCCTCAATACATGGAAGATATGGTTAATGATAGGCAGAGATCACAGGGTCCAAATAGGGTTAAGATTATGGTGAATCCAGTATTTTATGTTCAGGATAGGATCTTAAGTTTTATACTGTAAATGATACTGTAAATTAAGGCAGTTCTACTTCAGATCAATTTGTAAATTAAGGCAGTTCTACTTCAACTTATTATGATTTACAATAATAGCTTGTGTTCCTGAATCAAGCTCTTTTCCTTTTTGTCCAGTTCGAGTtgcaacaaacacatcaacctGTGATGGGTCTTCTTTGTTCTCATTCATTTCACGCTACAAGTAAGGGGAAAGAGTATTAAAAATggccaaaaataatatttatctaGTTTTAAGATGGTCATTATACAACAagaaaaaacttataaaaaatcaaaattattaccATTTCATTACGCACTCTTGCAAAACTTATAGGTCCCATTCGATGTTGATGTTGTTGCTTTTTACGATTTTCAGAATTTAAACGAGATAGAGTCTATACCCAACAAAATTAAAGGGAGTTATATGTAATAAACCAAAAGCATCAAAAAGACAGAAACAGAATTATTTATTCTACAACTCACCTTAACAGAAGGAATACTCCAATATGCAATTAACTTTTGAAATTGAACTTCTGGAATATCTAAAGGGCGATTTTTCAGCATATCTTCAATGTTGTTATATCTCTCAAAATGCTTtcccttgattcttgttttGTAACCTTTCCAAGCTTCTCGAACACCAGTCATCACCCACCCTTTCCCCTCTTTTGGAAGAATGAACTTTGACTACAAAAGCCATGCGAAATTGAAAATTTTCAGATCATAAAAAATAGATGAGAAATAAAACACTTATGTTAATATATTTCCATATGCGCTTTTTGACTTTGAGGGGCACAGCTTTCCAACTAGTGTACATCAATGTTATGAAATCACTATTCCTTCCCATTGTTCCAATAAAGTAAGTTAAATCCTTCACTCTTCTTGGAGTTGGTCCCACTGCTTGTCCTTCATAAAAAGTcacctcttctctttcttcccaGCTTCTTGCATGAATTTTAGCACGCCTTGCTTTTCCTCGTGTCCTTCTAGTCTTTGGAGTATCTATAAATATGTGCAATTTaaccaattaaataaattatatagcTATACATACTAATGAATAagtaaaatgataattatgtaTAAAGTACAGCACCTTTAACATTGTTAGTTTCCATAAGGTGATTGTCATCACCATGAAGAACTGCATCTTCATATTCACCAACATTACtattaaactaaaaatgatTATGGTCTTCAACACCAGCtaaaaacaattttcttttatcaaaaagaaatattaaaaaaatgcttttatattttaaaagaaatattaataattcttttattattctaaaaagcTAACCAAATACAAACTAAtcataattcttttattattctaaaagaaatattaataattacttttgaaaagatatattttaaaataaaaatgcttttatattttaattttttaattaaacaatCAGTATTTTGTTACATAAAAAAGTGCAAAAGAATAACATAAACATATAAAAGCAAATAAGTATAAGATAGAAATATCTTTACGAGGTCATGTCGCAACAATTTGCACTTAGTGTTCAGCTGCGTATACCCAAGTATGAGTGAAGGAATCAATCTGATTAAGAAGGAAAAACTAGAGGAGATGAGAAAGAGTATGAGTGAAAATGAATTGTGACTTGCATAGAATCAATCTGATTCTGTACTTAGTGTAGCTTTTATATACACAAGAGAGTGCAGGTTTTATATAAACAAAAGCACTATTAATACTACtgccatt
The Arachis duranensis cultivar V14167 chromosome 5, aradu.V14167.gnm2.J7QH, whole genome shotgun sequence genome window above contains:
- the LOC107489618 gene encoding uncharacterized protein LOC107489618 yields the protein MGPISFARVRNEMREMNENKEDPSQVDVFVATRTGQKGKELDSGTQAIIDKLKSHQEAGDTPEKAFTTVFGKEQPGRVQCYGRTITKTSLQKEREIAKIKQQHGETISSMKTKLHETKDRVQSLEDHVKLLLQQSSLGTNIDEALSLLRTKESTHDINSKQCPNGNDRPSSSTRDPK